One window of Saimiri boliviensis isolate mSaiBol1 chromosome 4, mSaiBol1.pri, whole genome shotgun sequence genomic DNA carries:
- the LOC101046921 gene encoding uncharacterized protein LOC101046921, with the protein MKSTKDSLDRQRSELEDCHQADIASYQEAIQQLDAELKNTKWEMAAQLREYQDLLNVKVTLYMEIAAYRKLLEGTETQVTEEVTEEEEKEAKEEEGKEEEGAEEEGIKGGEEAKSPSAEQAASPEKEAKSPVKEEAKSPDEAKSPERKEAKSPAKVKSPKKAKSRAKEEAKSPVEAKSPEKAKSPAKEEAESPAEAESPVKEDVKSPAEVKYPEKAKSPEKEAAKSPKKSKSPVKEEAKSPEEAKSPLKEDSKSPEKAKSPIKEEVMSPEKVKSPLKEDSKGPEKEIPKKEEVKSPVKEKPQEVKVKEPPKKAEKEKASTMPKTEKDSKKEEAPKKEAPKPKVEKESAVKKPKESKVEAKKEEAEDTKKAATPEKEAPAKVEVKEDAKPKGKTEVAKKEPDDAKAKEPSKPAEKEAAVAAVFSVQKDSVQYFHEVIFSSLFSLLMPHKKSIPQLLSQGPYRQSLGLLASRLKPH; encoded by the exons ATGAAAAGCACCAAGGACTCCCTGGACAGGCAGCGCTCTGAGCTGGAGGACTGCCATCAGGCCGATATTGCCTCCTACCAGGAAGCCATTCAGCAGCTGGATGCAGAGCTGAAGAACACCAAGTGGGAGATGGCAGCCCAGCTGCGAGAATACCAGGACCTGCTCAATGTCAAGGTAACTCTGTATATGGAGATAGCAGCTTACAGAAAACTCCTGGAGG GAACAGAGACCCAAGTGACTGAAGAAGTGactgaagaagaggagaaagaggccaAAGAGGAGGAGGGCAAGGAGGAAGAAGGGGCTGAAGAGGAGGGCATAAAAGGGGGAGAAGAAGCAAAGTCTCCCTCAGCAGAACAGGCTGCATCCCCAGAGAAGGAAGCCAAGTCCCCAGTGAAGGAAGAAGCAAAATCACCGGATGAGGCCAAGTCcccagagaggaaggaagcaaaaTCCCCAGCCAAGGTCAAGTCCCCCAAGAAGGCCAAGTCCCGAGCAAAGGAAGAG GCAAAGTCACCAGTAGAGGCCAAGTCTCCAGAGAAGGCCAAGTCCCCAGCAAAGGAAGAGGCAGAGTCACCAGCTGAGGCCGAGTCCCCAGTGAAGGAAGATGTAAAATCTCCAGCTGAGGTCAAGTACCCTGAAAAGGCTAAGTCCCCAGAGAAAGAAGCAGCAAAGTCCCCCAAGAAGTCCAAGTCCCCTGTGAAGGAAGAAGCAAAGTCCCCTGAGGAAGCCAAGTCCCCACTGAAGGAAGACTCAAAGTCTCCAG AAAAGGCCAAAAGCCCTATCAAGGAGGAGGTCATGTCCCCAGAGAAGGTGAAGTCTCCCCTGAAGGAGGATTCCAAGGGCCCTGAGAAGGAGATCCCAAAGAAGGAAGAGGTGAAGTCCCCAGTGAAGGAGAAGCCCCAGGAGGTGAAAGTCAAAGAGCCCccaaagaaggcagaaaaggagaaagctTCCACCATGccaaaaacagagaaagacagCAAGAAAGAGGAAGCACCCAAGAAGGAGGCTCCAAAGCCCAAGGTGGAGAAGGAATCTGCTGTCAAAAAGCCCAAAGAATCTAAAGTTGAAGCCAAAAAGGAAGAGGCTGAAGATACGAAAAAAGCAGCCACCCCAGAGAAGGAGGCTCCTGCCAAGGTAGAGGTGAAGGAAGATGCTAAACCCAAAGGGAAGACAGAGGTGGCCAAGAAGGAACCAGATGATGCCAAGGCCAAGGAACCCAGCAAACCAGCAGAAAAGGAGGCGGCAGTGGCAGCTGTCTTTTCTGTTCAGAAAGACTCTGTTCAGTATTTTCATGAGGTTATCTTCAGCagccttttttctctccttatgCCACACAAGAAATCCATCccacagctgctttcacagggTCCCTATAGACAGTCATTGGGGTTGCTTGCAAGCAGGCTGAAGCCTCACTGA